The genomic interval GGTAGAGGCGGCGCGCGGCTGAGGCGCCGCGCCTCCGCCGTTTTGCGCGCTAGGACAAGCGCCTGCGAGGCATTATGACGCTTTGACGACACTGCGAATCGGAGCGGCGCCATGCTCGGCTGGTTTCACAAGCTCCTGCCCCGCGAAGACAAATTCTTCGACCTGTTCGAACTCCATGCAGCGACCCTGGTCGCTGGCGCTGAAGCCTTGAAGGGCCTGCTGGACGGCTCGCTCGAGGTCGAGATGGGAAGCCGCGAGGTGCTCGCCCAGGAGAATCGCGCCGACGAGATCGCCGCTCAGGTGATGGTCGCCCTCGGCCGCACCTTCATCACCCCCTTCGACCGCTCCGACATCGAGGCGCTCATCGGCTCGATGGACGATGCCATCGACCAGATGCAGAAGACCGTGAAGACCATCGGCCTCTACGAGGTCACGGCTTTCACGCCCGCCATGAAGGATCTCGGCTTCACCATCGTCGAGGCCGCCGCACGCGTCGCCGACCTCCTGCCCATGCTGCGGGATATCAAGAAGCACGTCGACGCCATCAATGCGCTGACCAAGGAGATCGGCCGCATCGAGGAACGCTCGGACGAACTCTGCGACCGCGGCCTGAAGGAGCTGTTCCACGCCCATCGTGGCGGCGATGCCATGGCCTTCATCACCGGCGCCGAGGTCTATGATCACCTGGAAAAGGTGGTGGACCGCTTCGAGGACGTCGCCAAGGGCGTCAGCCGCATCGTCCTCGAACATCTCTGACGCGGACGGGCCCCGTGGACCTCTCCAGCGTCGCCTTCGCCCTCATCTTCCTCATCGCCGTGGCGCTGCTGTTCGATTTCCTGAACGGCCTCCACGATGCCGCCAATTCCATCGCCACCATCGTCTCCACCCGCGTGCTGGCGCCGCAATGGGCGGTCTTCTGGGCGGCCTTCTTCAACTTCATCGCCTTCCTGTTCTTCGGCCTGCACGTGGCCCAGACAGTCGGCTCGGGCATCGTCCAGGCGGCCATCGTCGATGACCGCGTCATCTTCGGCGCGCTGACCGGCGCCATCACCTGGAACGTGGTGACCTGGCTCGCCGGCATCCCCTCCAGCTCATCCCACGCACTCATCGGCGGCCTGGTCGGCGCGGCGCTGACCAAGGTCGGCTTCTCCAGCATCGTCTGGTGGGGGCTCGGCAAGACCTTCGTCGCCATCTTCATGTCGCCGGCCATCGGCTTCCTGCTGGCCCTGCTGCTGGTGCTGATCGTCTCCTGGGCTTGCGTCCGGGTGCCGCCGATGAAGGTCGACTCCTCGTTTCGCCTGCTGCAGTTCGTCTCCGCCTCGCTCTATTCGCTCGGCCACGGCGCCAATGATGCCCAGAAGACCATGGGCATCATCGCGGTCCTGCTCTTCTCCCATGGCTACATGGGCGACAAATTCGAGGTGCCCTTCTGGGTGGTCATTTCCTGCCAGGCGGCCATGGCCATCGGCACGCTGTTCGGCGGCTGGCGCATCGTCCACACCATGGGCTCGAAGATCACGCGGCTGACGCCCCAGCAGGGCTTCTGCGCCGAGACGGGCGGCGCCATCACGCTCTTTGCCGCGACCTCCCTTGGCGTGCCGGTGTCCACCACGCATACGATCACCGGCGCCATTGTCGGCGTCGGCGCGGCGCGCCGGGTCTCGGCGGTGCGGTGGGGCGTGGCGCGCGGCATCGTGGTGGCCTGGATCATCACCATGCCCATGTCCGGCCTGATCGCGGCAGGGGCCTATCTGGCCTCCGGCCTGTTCCTCACGGGCCGCTGAGGCTCACCGCCGGTCGGGCGCGCCGCCACGGTCGAAGACCGGCATGTCCGGATCGGCCGTCCGGCCGATCGGAACCTCCTCGGCGCCGCGCCGGAGGGCTTCGTCGTTCTGCACCAACCCGTCCTCCGTCTCGTCATCCGAGCCGGGATCGTGAAAGGCGGTGATGGCGCTGCGTGGCATGGCCGGCACCTCGCCGGCCTCCTGGTCATGCAGCGAGGTCTCGGCGGGCTCGCGGTCCGTATCCTCGCCGCCGGGCGTCGCCAGCAAGGGCCGGTCGGCGGCGTTGATCTCGCCTTCATTGGCGAAGGTGCTGGGGCGCTCTCCCTGCTGCTTGCGTTCCAGTCGATCCATGGCAGCCTCCTTTGGCGTGAGCAGGGGCAAGCCTGCAGTGGACGCGGCGTTCCCCCCGGCCGTGGTGGCGGACTGATCCGGCGCGATAGGACATGCGCCTCAGCGGCGGTCGTCGCGGCGCGTCGGCGTGCCTTTCGGGATCTCGCTCTTGCTGAGCTTCGGGATCGGATCGTCGGGACGATGCGTGACGTTGTCCCCGTCGATGCGATCCCCCTGCCCCTTCGGCGCGCCGGCGGAAGCTTTGTCGGCAGGAGGGCGGGTCTTGTCGGTCATGGGATGTCTCCGGGTGAGGGCTCGTGGCGGCAACCCGCGCGCCGGCTCTCTGGTTCCCCGTCACGGCTTGCGCGGCTTGATCATCGATCCGTCGGAGGTCGTCTGGCTCTGCCCGCCAGGTGTCACCGCGTCGCGGATCGCGTGACGGCCAGCGCCCTCGTCGACATCCCGCGGATAGGCCCGGTCGGGATGGCGGGTGCGGTCAGGCGTGCCGCGCGGCTGGTCGGGAACCTCCGGCCCGTCGGGAGCCTCGTTCCGTTTGCCGACCTTGGTGCCGTCGGTCTTCCTGCCATCCATGGCGCCCTCCCGGTGATCGTCCAGCAGTTCCGCGGCCCCGTTGCCGGTCAACCTGACGGAATGGCGTCGCCCGGCGGACCGGGCGACGCGGATCGTCCTCAGTTCATGCGGTTGCGACGACGGCGAATCCGCCGGCGACGGCGGCTGCGGCGGGGCATGTTGGCCATCGGCTCCGCGGTCGGGTTCGGCGTTCCGGCCGCCCCGCCGCCACGACCGCGCGGCGGCACGTCGCTGCCGGACTGAGCGGCGCCGGCGCCACCGCCGCCGCTCCCGCCACCACCGCCTGCGGCCTGCATCTCGATCGGCGCGGCGCTGGCCGCGCTGAGCGCGAACGGCAGTGCCGCTGCGGCGACCGCGAGGCCGAGAATGTTGCGTCTCGTGTCCATGGAAATCCTCCCAAGCCAGGGCAAATGTGCCCGGTACGGTGGCAACGCGCGGTGGCTCCCGGCGTTCGACAGCGGCCACGCTGGGCAGCCCTGCGCCGGCGATTGGAACGATGCGCCCCATGGCTCGTTGGCGTGGTCGTCCCGGTCTCGCCGCTCGGCCGGCCATCTCAGGAGTGCACCCATGGGCTCGTCCGCCGTCTTCCAGATCGCCGAACTTGACCAGCGCATCGAGCGGTTGCGTGCGGAGATGCGCGAGGTCTCCGATCGCGCGGCGAGCGCCGCCGGCAATGCCAGCGAGGAGCGTCTCAGCGACATGCTGGCGAGC from Phreatobacter oligotrophus carries:
- a CDS encoding DUF47 domain-containing protein, coding for MLGWFHKLLPREDKFFDLFELHAATLVAGAEALKGLLDGSLEVEMGSREVLAQENRADEIAAQVMVALGRTFITPFDRSDIEALIGSMDDAIDQMQKTVKTIGLYEVTAFTPAMKDLGFTIVEAAARVADLLPMLRDIKKHVDAINALTKEIGRIEERSDELCDRGLKELFHAHRGGDAMAFITGAEVYDHLEKVVDRFEDVAKGVSRIVLEHL
- a CDS encoding inorganic phosphate transporter, producing the protein MDLSSVAFALIFLIAVALLFDFLNGLHDAANSIATIVSTRVLAPQWAVFWAAFFNFIAFLFFGLHVAQTVGSGIVQAAIVDDRVIFGALTGAITWNVVTWLAGIPSSSSHALIGGLVGAALTKVGFSSIVWWGLGKTFVAIFMSPAIGFLLALLLVLIVSWACVRVPPMKVDSSFRLLQFVSASLYSLGHGANDAQKTMGIIAVLLFSHGYMGDKFEVPFWVVISCQAAMAIGTLFGGWRIVHTMGSKITRLTPQQGFCAETGGAITLFAATSLGVPVSTTHTITGAIVGVGAARRVSAVRWGVARGIVVAWIITMPMSGLIAAGAYLASGLFLTGR